Below is a genomic region from Paludisphaera rhizosphaerae.
GCCGGACCTCATCGGCGAACAGCACGGAGCGATCTTTACCCCCACAACGCTCGCAGCGGTCCTCGCCGATGTAGAAGACCTCGTCGAGCCCCGCGTGGAAGGCGTCGGCTTCAAAGGCCTCGCAGATCTCGTCGACGATCGGGAAGACGACCTCGTGAACCTGGGGATGCAGCGGGCAGTAGCTCTTGCAGTAGAGCCGGTCCGGGTTGGGCCAGACGTACTTCTCGGGCAGATTGACCCAGGGGGTCTCATCGAACTCGGGATGCGTCTGCAGCAACTTGCCGAGGTGCGATTGCCACGATTGATGACCCAGCAAATTCACCTGCGGGATGATCTTGATCCCATGTTTCTTCGCCGCCGCGACGAGCGTGGCCGCGTTAGCCTTTGACAACCCATCGGCCGACGCCAGTTCGGGACGACTCTCATACTGGTAGTTGAAGTCGATGCGCAGGATCAAGGTGTTGACGTGCCGGGGCCCCAACTCCTCGTCGATGAACCTGGCGAACTCAGCCACGCGTTTCGCGTTCGGCGCGGCGATGCAGAGGCCGCGGATCGGCATCACGTCGTCGAGCTTGTTCGGTTGTTCAGCCTGGGCCATTGGAGGAAGCCCGGCGATGAGGCATAGAAGGAAGACGTTTCGACACGTCATCGCGACACCTCGCTTCCCACCGGGGCCTCGGCGTCGATTAGGGACCGCATGAACTCGGCGGCCATCCTGGCGCTCTCGTGAGCGTACTCGATCCCAACCGTCCGGCCGTTGACCACCGGCAACTGATGGCACAGCTCGTATCCGATGTAGCCCTCGTAGCCGATCGCGTTCATGGCGCGGACGAAGTCGCGATAGTATCGCTCGGTTTCCTCGCCGACGACGCCGTCGTTGCGTTCAAAGCCACGGATCGAGCCGTCCGCGCGACGCTCGAACTCGCCGCCGAAATGGGTCAGGACCTGGAGGTCTCCGACCTCCCGCGCCCCGGCTTCGATGCCCGCCGTACTCCGGTCCGGCATGAGGGGCGCATCAAGGCAGACCTTGAGGTAAGGCGAATCCACCTCGCGGACCATCTGCAGGACGTCTCGGTGGTCCTTGATCAGCGGCTTGTGGTTCTGCAACGCGAGCGTCACGCCGGCGTCGCCCGCGTACTGGGCGCACTCGACGAGGGCGTCGCGGCACCAACTCCAGATTTCTTCATGCGAGAACTTTTCGTGGACGATCGGCCAGTAGTTTTCGGGAATGTCGTAGCTGGCGAGTCGGGGGTGTCGCGTGACGCCCCACCAGGCGAGAAACACGCGGAGCGTCGGCGCTCCCATGTCGGCGGTCATCCGGATCAACTCGCGGAGGTAGCAGATCTGAGTCTCGCGGACCTCCGGGACGGGGTTGCTGAAGTCGTTGTTGGCGGCCACGGCGTAGATCGGGACGCCCTTGTCCTCGGCAAGCCGGCGCAGGTCGCGGCAGCGGTTGGTCGGCCAGTCGAGCGGGTTCCCGTGCGGGCGCTTGCCGTCGACCTCGATGCCGTCGTAGCCGTACTCGGCGGCCCGGTCGATCATCTGCGGGAGCGTCAACTCCTCGCCATCGTACCAGAGGCCGAGGTAGGTGATGCTGTAGAGTCCAATCTTCACGGCGGGCCTCCTCAGTCGATGGCGCGGGCCGACCACCGGACCGCGTTGTGAATCAACCTTCGATACGACGGATGTTCATAGGCCGACGTTCCGTGCCCCAACTGCACGGCCACGACTCGGGCCGATGCACAGGGACCGACCCAGGCCACGACCGGGTCCGACTCCGGTGCATCGGTCTTCAAGAGCGGAATGGCGTTCTCGGCGTGATAAAGATTCTTGTAAGCCTCATCGCGGAGCAGGAACGGGGCGACGCCCCGGAGTACAGGATGCTCGCCCGCCGGAACGACGAACATCGGGACGTCGTCCTTCACGCTCGACGACGGCGCAGTCCCCTCGCGTTGCAGGCGATATCGCCCGCCGACGACCTTCTCGGACCACCAG
It encodes:
- a CDS encoding sugar phosphate isomerase/epimerase family protein yields the protein MKIGLYSITYLGLWYDGEELTLPQMIDRAAEYGYDGIEVDGKRPHGNPLDWPTNRCRDLRRLAEDKGVPIYAVAANNDFSNPVPEVRETQICYLRELIRMTADMGAPTLRVFLAWWGVTRHPRLASYDIPENYWPIVHEKFSHEEIWSWCRDALVECAQYAGDAGVTLALQNHKPLIKDHRDVLQMVREVDSPYLKVCLDAPLMPDRSTAGIEAGAREVGDLQVLTHFGGEFERRADGSIRGFERNDGVVGEETERYYRDFVRAMNAIGYEGYIGYELCHQLPVVNGRTVGIEYAHESARMAAEFMRSLIDAEAPVGSEVSR
- a CDS encoding family 20 glycosylhydrolase — encoded protein: MTCRNVFLLCLIAGLPPMAQAEQPNKLDDVMPIRGLCIAAPNAKRVAEFARFIDEELGPRHVNTLILRIDFNYQYESRPELASADGLSKANAATLVAAAKKHGIKIIPQVNLLGHQSWQSHLGKLLQTHPEFDETPWVNLPEKYVWPNPDRLYCKSYCPLHPQVHEVVFPIVDEICEAFEADAFHAGLDEVFYIGEDRCERCGGKDRSVLFADEVRRIRDHLAQKNRRMWLWADRLIDGRTTGLGEWEASTNDTHRAVDLIPKDVVLCDWHYVRPDPTTVAFALKGLDVVACPWRKPSSAILQVEDMTRFREHSSRATRNHLRGVVQTVWSGAEGFLDEFYGRRPPRKNARADESEAACFKAVFDAIGKLEARGESAAATEEGR